The Flavobacteriales bacterium genome has a window encoding:
- the pfkA gene encoding 6-phosphofructokinase, which produces MKNKIKTIGIITSGGDAPGMNACIRAITRSALHNNMTALGFKRGYNGLIENDFIELNSKKVSNIIQRGGTILKTARSEQFRTIEGRKQAYENLKKNNVDALIAIGGDGTFTGASIFLKEFNIPIIGIPGTIDNDLFGTDYTIGYDTALNTVVEAVDKLRDTASSHGRLFVVEVMGKDAGFIALRSGIATGAEAILIPETTTYIEHLLQKLAKDRSKNKPSSIILVAEGDDFGGAYKVAEAVKEKHSEYDIRVTVLGHIQRGGSPTASDRVLASQLGAGAVDFLLKGQQDVMVGVINKELVLTPFSQAIKHHQKINKHLLQLADILAI; this is translated from the coding sequence ATGAAGAATAAAATAAAAACAATAGGGATTATCACTTCTGGAGGGGATGCTCCTGGAATGAACGCTTGTATTAGAGCCATCACAAGAAGTGCTCTTCACAATAACATGACTGCTTTAGGCTTTAAAAGAGGCTATAATGGACTTATTGAAAATGATTTTATTGAATTAAATTCAAAAAAAGTTAGTAATATTATCCAAAGAGGAGGCACTATTTTAAAAACTGCTAGAAGTGAACAATTTAGGACAATAGAAGGCAGGAAACAAGCTTATGAGAATTTGAAAAAAAACAATGTTGATGCTTTAATAGCAATAGGTGGAGATGGTACATTTACTGGTGCTTCTATCTTTTTAAAAGAGTTCAACATCCCCATTATTGGAATTCCAGGAACCATAGACAATGATTTGTTTGGAACAGATTATACCATTGGGTATGACACCGCCTTAAACACGGTTGTTGAAGCTGTTGATAAACTAAGGGATACAGCCAGTAGTCATGGTCGTCTTTTTGTAGTAGAAGTAATGGGTAAAGACGCTGGTTTTATTGCGCTTAGAAGTGGTATTGCTACAGGGGCAGAAGCGATTCTAATTCCTGAGACGACAACATACATTGAACACCTCCTGCAAAAGCTCGCTAAAGACAGATCTAAGAACAAACCTAGCAGCATAATATTAGTGGCTGAAGGAGATGACTTTGGAGGTGCTTACAAAGTAGCTGAAGCTGTTAAAGAAAAACATTCAGAATATGATATCCGTGTTACAGTTCTTGGTCATATTCAACGTGGTGGGAGTCCTACTGCATCTGATAGAGTTTTAGCTAGTCAATTGGGTGCAGGAGCAGTCGATTTCCTACTAAAAGGACAACAAGATGTAATGGTTGGAGTCATCAATAAAGAATTGGTTCTTACGCCATTTAGTCAGGCCATAAAACACCATCAAAAAATTAACAAACATTTATTACAACTAGCAGATATTTTAGCAATCTAG
- a CDS encoding L,D-transpeptidase family protein — protein sequence MKQFWQILIWSLVIIGCTHAEPQDSVGVEANNEKKVTAKKFPSQKMDELQTLIKQGAVDSSFLEFYQNRKNYVWFNSELELTSEANALILLLENAGAYGIDSAKYKLGTIKKKIAKNTVEEAELLLTQNYTQFGKQISFGQIEDVKDYYKFERRKVDTNWLMVLSAGIQKEDVIGELLSLQPQNDEYIRLQKGLENYLKRVQLSDTVIKIKSYREDSLKTYHLARKALVLHGILKKDSVSDSLLIDGIKRFQYEHGLEPDGVIGRGTAKTLSKSTNHFYQQARVALEKWRWIKPFEERHIFVNIATYKMKCYVNNKIEHEKRVVVGTNTTRTPELDSKLDYMIAYPYWHVPRSIIEGELVAKAKKDSTYLSRNGYELFKGGSAVNSKTIDWSQGSNYKFRQKGGRSNALGVVKFIFPNKHSVYFHDTPSKRFFQKGRRAYSHGCVRVHEPLQLAAYLLEKDSVNKYSIDSVKTFIKNRKRKVVTFNKKMPVHIRYCTVEADTNHQIRFYPDVYFRESELMDFAF from the coding sequence ATGAAGCAATTTTGGCAAATATTGATATGGTCTCTGGTGATTATAGGGTGTACTCATGCTGAACCACAGGATAGCGTTGGAGTCGAAGCAAACAACGAAAAAAAAGTTACAGCTAAGAAATTTCCGTCCCAAAAAATGGATGAATTACAAACGTTGATTAAACAGGGAGCTGTTGATTCATCATTTCTGGAATTTTATCAAAATCGAAAAAACTATGTTTGGTTTAATTCAGAATTGGAGTTAACTAGTGAAGCTAATGCGCTGATTTTGTTATTAGAAAACGCTGGAGCTTATGGTATTGATTCTGCAAAGTATAAACTGGGGACTATAAAAAAGAAGATTGCAAAAAATACTGTTGAGGAAGCTGAGTTGTTGTTGACCCAAAACTACACGCAATTTGGAAAGCAAATTAGCTTTGGTCAAATCGAAGATGTTAAGGATTATTATAAGTTTGAGAGAAGAAAGGTTGACACCAATTGGTTGATGGTGTTGTCTGCGGGAATACAAAAGGAAGATGTAATTGGAGAGTTACTTTCCTTACAACCTCAAAATGATGAGTATATCAGGTTGCAAAAGGGATTGGAAAACTATTTAAAACGCGTTCAACTGAGTGATACAGTAATCAAAATAAAGAGCTACAGAGAAGATTCGTTAAAAACATATCATTTAGCAAGAAAGGCTTTGGTTTTACATGGGATTTTAAAAAAAGATTCAGTATCAGATTCTTTATTGATTGATGGAATCAAGCGGTTTCAATATGAACATGGTTTAGAACCAGATGGGGTAATTGGTAGAGGTACAGCTAAAACGCTGTCTAAGAGTACCAACCACTTTTACCAGCAAGCAAGAGTAGCACTAGAAAAATGGAGATGGATTAAACCGTTCGAAGAGCGTCATATTTTTGTAAACATAGCGACTTATAAAATGAAATGTTATGTAAATAATAAAATTGAGCATGAAAAAAGAGTCGTGGTTGGAACAAATACAACAAGGACACCTGAATTAGATAGCAAACTCGATTACATGATTGCATATCCATACTGGCATGTCCCAAGAAGTATTATTGAGGGAGAGTTGGTAGCTAAAGCGAAAAAAGATTCGACCTATTTATCTCGTAATGGGTATGAATTGTTTAAAGGAGGAAGTGCTGTGAACTCTAAAACGATAGATTGGTCTCAAGGGAGTAATTATAAGTTTAGACAAAAGGGAGGTAGAAGCAATGCATTGGGGGTCGTAAAATTTATCTTCCCCAATAAACATTCAGTTTATTTTCATGATACCCCTTCTAAACGTTTTTTTCAAAAGGGTAGGAGAGCATACAGCCATGGCTGTGTAAGGGTACATGAGCCTTTACAACTAGCTGCCTATTTGCTCGAGAAAGATTCGGTCAATAAATATTCAATTGATTCTGTAAAAACTTTCATTAAAAACAGGAAAAGGAAAGTGGTAACGTTCAATAAAAAGATGCCAGTTCATATCCGATATTGTACTGTGGAAGCAGATACTAATCATCAAATTCGTTTTTATCCAGATGTTTACTTTAGAGAAAGCGAATTAATGGACTTCGCTTTCTAG